One region of Brassica napus cultivar Da-Ae chromosome A10, Da-Ae, whole genome shotgun sequence genomic DNA includes:
- the LOC106420552 gene encoding protein SENSITIVITY TO RED LIGHT REDUCED 1-like, producing the protein MGAPVKNSSSDGEWTVVLPSKRRQGRRKPKPKVHEEEEKPWKSDDLEVDIQRQARLKKKMESSIKKLESSKFYTALIEQLKSPEVSDQFRLVLGTETQLQMVVYGIGSIEAYESPRFQLSIAVLMKREFDWVGNIEVFDPILSATESSVIESMGCTVLSVNEQARREALKPTLFFMPHCEANLYNNLLQANWRVDRLCRIALFGNSFQMYEEQVTVDPEVIRATKRIIAARRITREFAIETVSDDYFPAFHDSSWHFFSSGLDSELPLLVSEGS; encoded by the coding sequence ATGGGAGCACCCGTTAAAAACTCAAGTAGTGATGGTGAGTGGACAGTGGTCTTACCTAGTAAAAGAAGACAAGGGAGGAGAAAACCAAAACCTAAGgttcatgaagaagaagagaaaccaTGGAAGTCAGATGATCTTGAAGTTGATATACAGAGGCAAGCGAGattaaagaagaagatggaaagcTCCATCAAGAAACTCGAGAGCTCAAAATTCTACACTGCTTTAATAGAACAGCTCAAGTCTCCAGAAGTTTCAGACCAGTTTCGCCTCGTGTTAGGCACTGAGACACAGCTTCAGATGGTGGTGTATGGTATAGGAAGCATCGAAGCTTATGAATCTCCGAGGTTTCAGCTGAGCATTGCGGTTTTGATGAAGAGAGAGTTTGATTGGGTTGGTAACATTGAAGTATTCGATCCTATCCTCTCGGCGACTGAATCTAGTGTAATAGAATCTATGGGATGCACTGTTCTGTCTGTGAACGAGCAAGCTCGGAGGGAAGCTTTGAAGCCTACTCTTTTCTTCATGCCGCACTGTGAGGCCAATCTGTACAACAACCTGTTGCAAGCTAACTGGAGAGTGGATCGATTGTGCAGGATTGCGTTGTTTGGGAACAGCTTTCAGATGTACGAGGAGCAAGTGACTGTTGATCCGGAAGTCATCCGTGCCACTAAACGGATCATAGCTGCAAGAAGGATCACTCGTGAGTTTGCCATTGAGACGGTATCAGATGATTATTTTCCAGCGTTTCATGACTCAAGCTGGCATTTTTTCAGTTCCGGTTTAGATTCCGAGCTGCCATTGTTGGTTTCAGAGGGATCATag